Proteins from one Scleropages formosus chromosome 14, fSclFor1.1, whole genome shotgun sequence genomic window:
- the LOC114912196 gene encoding immunoglobulin superfamily member 3-like isoform X1 has product MTGKPQVSHFLLSVSEMLSGSCDRSGSRAVWTPRDRMDRPGRLFRKLLLLCLSASVHWDTCQCQQEVQINEPPLFRAQGSPLTISCTVINSRSSHEQQFDFVIYKKSAPERMVNIISTGDPSFPYADYSKRVRNGDIEVERLSSFSVLLHMKELLKEDDGDFECQTPNQLGTYLGSYSAKTTVNVIADTLSVSSTATDVTKTEGESLVFECQMSTQTFQHTHLSLTWYLQGESDSQVQPIISLDKDLTVRPGKAFESRYTSGFISVDKVDETTYKLEISKLQVTDQGKISCEGSEWIQDPDRSWYRLGQKNVTVSSVQVQPLIVDPNMDSFSVQVESPNGGVREGEVLQLKCTVEAQKIQERYFSVAWLKDGREVAHMDPRGVVSISQEYEARDREGEMKVWKSSNRDYVLFIKPVRVMDTGEYQCRVWKEEKGAGGVFTQGRSQDSSVERVAVTVPESNLVVTVPSAAVSVTQGSLLQLACQVSGAKGQVSVAWQHRSDKGTTVDVINLSRSGVMEPGAQYRQRVQAGNVRALRPTASNFTLEIANVLLTDSGVYRCTATDWVTERDDKVKNIDSKLQESTVSVVSLDSIISASLKSRNVRVTENDTVELICTVKRPEAPLSVTWKFQPTGTPSQADIVLLTHNGDITWFKELRNYQLRVQAQAEETRVVLRIMRASASEAGAYQCVVDAFLQQVQTSRKLSNKLSVIVSRPESSLSIATGPQPLLEHDANSDVRMECRILKATSNSSRFAVTWQLQRPGEKNQTVVSMDHDSVLSDPGEAERYSLRRHDAQLFELLVPRVETRDSGQYHCLVEEWLQNSHGVWYSLPAKSDALELVVRSKRSGLSLLKSNLEVSTAENEQVNVNCTMEAGSALPSSHYSVTWFFAKVNASAKETLGKVGHDGVLDTSGLAPELLERIRFYRPAIDTFSLTIQRVCVEDGGEYSCEVAEYQTDRDGNVMYIGSSKSGITNVRVLLPDPSSLHSGPSGTTVTLIILALLVVILVIVVLVLSRKLQHQSATLKKKSASLWMDGKPLTPNPEEE; this is encoded by the exons ACACCTGTCAATGCCAACAAGAGGTGCAGATTAATGAACCTCCACTGTTCCGAGCCCAGGGCTCCCCGCTCACCATCTCCTGCACCGTGATCAACTCAAGGAGCTCTCACGAGCAGCAGTTtgattttgtcatttacaaGAAGTCTGCACCTGAAAGGATGGTCAACATCATCAGCACCGGGGATCCCAGCTTCCCTTACGCCGACTACTCAAAGAGAGTGCGGAACGGAGACATCGAGGTTGAGCGGCTGAGCAGCTTCTCTGTGCTCTTACATATGAAAGAGCTGCTGAAGGAGGACGACGGAGATTTTGAGTGCCAGACGCCCAATCAACTCGGGACGTACCTTGGAAGTTATTCCGCAAAAACCACCGTCAACG TGATCGCGGACACCTTGAGTGTCTCCTCCACCGCCACCGACGTGACCAAGACCGAGGGAGAGTCCCTGGTGTTCGAGTGCCAGATGTCCACCCAAACATTCCAGCATACCCACTTGTCCCTCACCTGGTACCTGCAAGGAGAGAGTGACAGCCAGGTCCAGCCCATCATTTCCCTTGACAAAGACCTCACCGTGAGGCCTGGGAAAGCGTTTGAGAGCCGCTACACATCTGGGTTCATCTCTGTCGACAAGGTAGATGAGACTACCTACAAGCTGGAGATATCAAAGCTACAGGTGACAGACCAGGGCAAGATCTCTTGCGAGGGGAGTGAATGGATTCAGGACCCAGACCGCTCCTGGTATAGACTGGGCCAGAAAAATGTCACGGTGTCATCTGTCCAAGTCCAGCCTCTCA TTGTAGACCCAAACATGGACTCCTTCAGTGTCCAGGTGGAGTCCCCAAATGGGGGTGTGCGGGAGGGAGAGGTCCTGCAGCTGAAGTGCACGGTGGAAGCACAGAAGATCCAGGAGCGCTACTTCTCTGTGGCCTGGCTTAAAGACGGCAGGGAGGTGGCTCACATGGACCCCAGGGGTGTGGTCTCCATCTCTCAGGAGTACGAGGCcagggacagagagggagaaatGAAGGTGTGGAAGAGCAGCAACAGGGACTACGTGCTTTTCATCAAACCCGTCCGAGTGATGGACACCGGCGAGTACCAGTGCAGAGTCTGGAAGGAGGAGAAGGGTGCCGGGGGTGTTTTCACACAGGGGCGGAGCCAGGACTCCAGTGTGGAGCGAGTGGCCGTCACTGTCCCAG AGAGCAACCTGGTTGTGACCGTGCCGAGCGCGGCTGTGAGTGTCACGCAAGGCAGCCTGTTGCAGCTCGCTTGCCAAGTGTCGGGGGCCAAGGGACAGGTGTCAGtggcctggcaacacaggagcgACAAGGGCACCACTGTTGATGTCATCAACTTGAGCCGGAGTGGGGTCATGGAGCCCGGTGCACAGTACCGCCAACGGGTTCAGGCCGGGAACGTGCGAGCGCTCCGCCCAACCGCAAGCAATTTCACGCTGGAGATCGCCAACGTTCTGCTCACCGACTCCGGGGTCTACAGGTGTACGGCGACCGACTGGGTGACCGAGAGGGACGACAAAGTCAAAAACATCGACAGCAAGTTGCAAGAGTCCACAGTGTCTGTCGTTTCCCTGG ATTCTATAATCAGCGCAAGTCTGAAGAGTCGCAACGTTCGGGTCACTGAGAACGACACTGTCGAGCTCATCTGTACGGTCAAGAGACCCGAAGCACCGCTGTCGGTCACGTGGAAGTTTCAGCCGACCGGCACGCCGAGCCAGGCGGATATAGTGCTGCTCACGCACAATGGCGACATCACATGGTTTAAGGAACTTCGCAACTATCAGCTAAGAGTGCAAGCGCAGGCGGAAGAAACAAGAGTGGTACTGCGAATAATGAGGGCCAGTGCCTCCGAGGCCGGCGCCTACCAGTGTGTCGTCGACGCATTCTTGCAACAAGTGCAGACGTCCCGGAAGCTCTCCAATAAACTGAGCGTGATTGTCAGTAGACCAG agAGCTCCTTGTCCATCGCAACTGGACCTCAACCACTTTTGGAGCACGATGCAAACTCAGATGTGCGCATGGAATGCCGCATCCTGAAAGCCACGTCCAACTCATCCCGCTTTGCGGTCACCTGGCAGCTCCAGCGGCCTGGAGAGAAGAACCAAACGGTTGTGAGCATGGACCATGACTCTGTCCTCTCTGACCCAGGAGAGGCAGAAAGATACAGTCTCAGGAGACATGACGCACAGCTctttgaactgcttgtcccgcgTGTGGAGACCAGAGACAGTGGTCAATACCATTGCCTTGTGGAAGAGTGGCTGCAGAACTCACACGGCGTCTGGTACTCATTGCCAGCAAAGTCTGATGCTTTGGAGCTCGTGGTTCGATCAAAAC GGAGTGGTCTGAGTCTGCTGAAGAGCAACCTCGAGGTCTCAACAGCCGAGAACGAGCAGGTGAACGTCAACTGCACCATGGAGGCCGGCAGCGCCTTGCCTTCTTCTCACTACTCTGTCACCTGGTTCTTCGCCAAAGTCAACGCTTCAGCTAAGGAAACGTTGGGGAAGGTGGGTCATGATGGTGTGCTGGACACCTCAGGCCTCGCACCAGAGCTTCTGGAGAGGATTCGCTTCTACAGACCAGCCATCGACACCTTCAGCTTGACAATCCAAAGGGTGTGTGTAGAAGATGGTGGCGAATACTCCTGCGAGGTGGCTGAGTACCAGACAGACCGCGATGGCAATGTGATGTACATCGGTTCCAGTAAATCCGGGATCACCAACGTCAGAGTCCTTCTCCCAG ATCCCTCCTCGCTCCATAGTGGCCCCAGCGGGACGACAGTGACTCTGATCATCCTCGCCCTCCTTGTGGTCATCCTGGTCATCGTGGTCCTGGTCCTGTCCAGGAAACTGCAGCACCAGTCAGCCACCCTGAAGAAGAAGAGCGCATCGCTGTGGATGGATGGCAAACCCCTAACCCCGAACCCGGAGGAGGAGTGA
- the LOC114912196 gene encoding immunoglobulin superfamily member 3-like isoform X3, protein MTGKPQVSHFLLSVSEMLSGSCDRSGSRAVWTPRDRMDRPGRLFRKLLLLCLSASVHWDTCQCQQEVQINEPPLFRAQGSPLTISCTVINSRSSHEQQFDFVIYKKSAPERMVNIISTGDPSFPYADYSKRVRNGDIEVERLSSFSVLLHMKELLKEDDGDFECQTPNQLGTYLGSYSAKTTVNVIADTLSVSSTATDVTKTEGESLVFECQMSTQTFQHTHLSLTWYLQGESDSQVQPIISLDKDLTVRPGKAFESRYTSGFISVDKVDETTYKLEISKLQVTDQGKISCEGSEWIQDPDRSWYRLGQKNVTVSSVQVQPLIVDPNMDSFSVQVESPNGGVREGEVLQLKCTVEAQKIQERYFSVAWLKDGREVAHMDPRGVVSISQEYEARDREGEMKVWKSSNRDYVLFIKPVRVMDTGEYQCRVWKEEKGAGGVFTQGRSQDSSVERVAVTVPESNLVVTVPSAAVSVTQGSLLQLACQVSGAKGQVSVAWQHRSDKGTTVDVINLSRSGVMEPGAQYRQRVQAGNVRALRPTASNFTLEIANVLLTDSGVYRCTATDWVTERDDKVKNIDSKLQESTVSVVSLDSIISASLKSRNVRVTENDTVELICTVKRPEAPLSVTWKFQPTGTPSQADIVLLTHNGDITWFKELRNYQLRVQAQAEETRVVLRIMRASASEAGAYQCVVDAFLQQVQTSRKLSNKLSVIVSRPESSLSIATGPQPLLEHDANSDVRMECRILKATSNSSRFAVTWQLQRPGEKNQTVVSMDHDSVLSDPGEAERYSLRRHDAQLFELLVPRVETRDSGQYHCLVEEWLQNSHGVWYSLPAKSDALELVVRSKRSGLSLLKSNLEVSTAENEQVNVNCTMEAGSALPSSHYSVTWFFAKVNASAKETLGKVGHDGVLDTSGLAPELLERIRFYRPAIDTFSLTIQRVCVEDGGEYSCEVAEYQTDRDGNVMYIGSSKSGITNVRVLLPEDGPHQTRSILQPTTSRYVQPGSDQC, encoded by the exons ACACCTGTCAATGCCAACAAGAGGTGCAGATTAATGAACCTCCACTGTTCCGAGCCCAGGGCTCCCCGCTCACCATCTCCTGCACCGTGATCAACTCAAGGAGCTCTCACGAGCAGCAGTTtgattttgtcatttacaaGAAGTCTGCACCTGAAAGGATGGTCAACATCATCAGCACCGGGGATCCCAGCTTCCCTTACGCCGACTACTCAAAGAGAGTGCGGAACGGAGACATCGAGGTTGAGCGGCTGAGCAGCTTCTCTGTGCTCTTACATATGAAAGAGCTGCTGAAGGAGGACGACGGAGATTTTGAGTGCCAGACGCCCAATCAACTCGGGACGTACCTTGGAAGTTATTCCGCAAAAACCACCGTCAACG TGATCGCGGACACCTTGAGTGTCTCCTCCACCGCCACCGACGTGACCAAGACCGAGGGAGAGTCCCTGGTGTTCGAGTGCCAGATGTCCACCCAAACATTCCAGCATACCCACTTGTCCCTCACCTGGTACCTGCAAGGAGAGAGTGACAGCCAGGTCCAGCCCATCATTTCCCTTGACAAAGACCTCACCGTGAGGCCTGGGAAAGCGTTTGAGAGCCGCTACACATCTGGGTTCATCTCTGTCGACAAGGTAGATGAGACTACCTACAAGCTGGAGATATCAAAGCTACAGGTGACAGACCAGGGCAAGATCTCTTGCGAGGGGAGTGAATGGATTCAGGACCCAGACCGCTCCTGGTATAGACTGGGCCAGAAAAATGTCACGGTGTCATCTGTCCAAGTCCAGCCTCTCA TTGTAGACCCAAACATGGACTCCTTCAGTGTCCAGGTGGAGTCCCCAAATGGGGGTGTGCGGGAGGGAGAGGTCCTGCAGCTGAAGTGCACGGTGGAAGCACAGAAGATCCAGGAGCGCTACTTCTCTGTGGCCTGGCTTAAAGACGGCAGGGAGGTGGCTCACATGGACCCCAGGGGTGTGGTCTCCATCTCTCAGGAGTACGAGGCcagggacagagagggagaaatGAAGGTGTGGAAGAGCAGCAACAGGGACTACGTGCTTTTCATCAAACCCGTCCGAGTGATGGACACCGGCGAGTACCAGTGCAGAGTCTGGAAGGAGGAGAAGGGTGCCGGGGGTGTTTTCACACAGGGGCGGAGCCAGGACTCCAGTGTGGAGCGAGTGGCCGTCACTGTCCCAG AGAGCAACCTGGTTGTGACCGTGCCGAGCGCGGCTGTGAGTGTCACGCAAGGCAGCCTGTTGCAGCTCGCTTGCCAAGTGTCGGGGGCCAAGGGACAGGTGTCAGtggcctggcaacacaggagcgACAAGGGCACCACTGTTGATGTCATCAACTTGAGCCGGAGTGGGGTCATGGAGCCCGGTGCACAGTACCGCCAACGGGTTCAGGCCGGGAACGTGCGAGCGCTCCGCCCAACCGCAAGCAATTTCACGCTGGAGATCGCCAACGTTCTGCTCACCGACTCCGGGGTCTACAGGTGTACGGCGACCGACTGGGTGACCGAGAGGGACGACAAAGTCAAAAACATCGACAGCAAGTTGCAAGAGTCCACAGTGTCTGTCGTTTCCCTGG ATTCTATAATCAGCGCAAGTCTGAAGAGTCGCAACGTTCGGGTCACTGAGAACGACACTGTCGAGCTCATCTGTACGGTCAAGAGACCCGAAGCACCGCTGTCGGTCACGTGGAAGTTTCAGCCGACCGGCACGCCGAGCCAGGCGGATATAGTGCTGCTCACGCACAATGGCGACATCACATGGTTTAAGGAACTTCGCAACTATCAGCTAAGAGTGCAAGCGCAGGCGGAAGAAACAAGAGTGGTACTGCGAATAATGAGGGCCAGTGCCTCCGAGGCCGGCGCCTACCAGTGTGTCGTCGACGCATTCTTGCAACAAGTGCAGACGTCCCGGAAGCTCTCCAATAAACTGAGCGTGATTGTCAGTAGACCAG agAGCTCCTTGTCCATCGCAACTGGACCTCAACCACTTTTGGAGCACGATGCAAACTCAGATGTGCGCATGGAATGCCGCATCCTGAAAGCCACGTCCAACTCATCCCGCTTTGCGGTCACCTGGCAGCTCCAGCGGCCTGGAGAGAAGAACCAAACGGTTGTGAGCATGGACCATGACTCTGTCCTCTCTGACCCAGGAGAGGCAGAAAGATACAGTCTCAGGAGACATGACGCACAGCTctttgaactgcttgtcccgcgTGTGGAGACCAGAGACAGTGGTCAATACCATTGCCTTGTGGAAGAGTGGCTGCAGAACTCACACGGCGTCTGGTACTCATTGCCAGCAAAGTCTGATGCTTTGGAGCTCGTGGTTCGATCAAAAC GGAGTGGTCTGAGTCTGCTGAAGAGCAACCTCGAGGTCTCAACAGCCGAGAACGAGCAGGTGAACGTCAACTGCACCATGGAGGCCGGCAGCGCCTTGCCTTCTTCTCACTACTCTGTCACCTGGTTCTTCGCCAAAGTCAACGCTTCAGCTAAGGAAACGTTGGGGAAGGTGGGTCATGATGGTGTGCTGGACACCTCAGGCCTCGCACCAGAGCTTCTGGAGAGGATTCGCTTCTACAGACCAGCCATCGACACCTTCAGCTTGACAATCCAAAGGGTGTGTGTAGAAGATGGTGGCGAATACTCCTGCGAGGTGGCTGAGTACCAGACAGACCGCGATGGCAATGTGATGTACATCGGTTCCAGTAAATCCGGGATCACCAACGTCAGAGTCCTTCTCCCAG AAGATGGACCACACCAGACACGGTCTATTCTTCAGCCGACCACGAGCAGATATGTACAGCCTGGCAGTGACCAATGCTGA
- the LOC114912196 gene encoding immunoglobulin superfamily member 3-like isoform X2 produces MTGKPQVSHFLLSVSEMLSGSCDRSGSRAVWTPRDRMDRPGRLFRKLLLLCLSASVHWDTCQCQQEVQINEPPLFRAQGSPLTISCTVINSRSSHEQQFDFVIYKKSAPERMVNIISTGDPSFPYADYSKRVRNGDIEVERLSSFSVLLHMKELLKEDDGDFECQTPNQLGTYLGSYSAKTTVNVIADTLSVSSTATDVTKTEGESLVFECQMSTQTFQHTHLSLTWYLQGESDSQVQPIISLDKDLTVRPGKAFESRYTSGFISVDKVDETTYKLEISKLQVTDQGKISCEGSEWIQDPDRSWYRLGQKNVTVSSVQVQPLIVDPNMDSFSVQVESPNGGVREGEVLQLKCTVEAQKIQERYFSVAWLKDGREVAHMDPRGVVSISQEYEARDREGEMKVWKSSNRDYVLFIKPVRVMDTGEYQCRVWKEEKGAGGVFTQGRSQDSSVERVAVTVPESNLVVTVPSAAVSVTQGSLLQLACQVSGAKGQVSVAWQHRSDKGTTVDVINLSRSGVMEPGAQYRQRVQAGNVRALRPTASNFTLEIANVLLTDSGVYRCTATDWVTERDDKVKNIDSKLQESTVSVVSLDSIISASLKSRNVRVTENDTVELICTVKRPEAPLSVTWKFQPTGTPSQADIVLLTHNGDITWFKELRNYQLRVQAQAEETRVVLRIMRASASEAGAYQCVVDAFLQQVQTSRKLSNKLSVIVSRPESSLSIATGPQPLLEHDANSDVRMECRILKATSNSSRFAVTWQLQRPGEKNQTVVSMDHDSVLSDPGEAERYSLRRHDAQLFELLVPRVETRDSGQYHCLVEEWLQNSHGVWYSLPAKSDALELVVRSKRSGLSLLKSNLEVSTAENEQVNVNCTMEAGSALPSSHYSVTWFFAKVNASAKETLGKVGHDGVLDTSGLAPELLERIRFYRPAIDTFSLTIQRVCVEDGGEYSCEVAEYQTDRDGNVMYIGSSKSGITNVRVLLPECSVTLPCRRWTTPDTVYSSADHEQICTAWQ; encoded by the exons ACACCTGTCAATGCCAACAAGAGGTGCAGATTAATGAACCTCCACTGTTCCGAGCCCAGGGCTCCCCGCTCACCATCTCCTGCACCGTGATCAACTCAAGGAGCTCTCACGAGCAGCAGTTtgattttgtcatttacaaGAAGTCTGCACCTGAAAGGATGGTCAACATCATCAGCACCGGGGATCCCAGCTTCCCTTACGCCGACTACTCAAAGAGAGTGCGGAACGGAGACATCGAGGTTGAGCGGCTGAGCAGCTTCTCTGTGCTCTTACATATGAAAGAGCTGCTGAAGGAGGACGACGGAGATTTTGAGTGCCAGACGCCCAATCAACTCGGGACGTACCTTGGAAGTTATTCCGCAAAAACCACCGTCAACG TGATCGCGGACACCTTGAGTGTCTCCTCCACCGCCACCGACGTGACCAAGACCGAGGGAGAGTCCCTGGTGTTCGAGTGCCAGATGTCCACCCAAACATTCCAGCATACCCACTTGTCCCTCACCTGGTACCTGCAAGGAGAGAGTGACAGCCAGGTCCAGCCCATCATTTCCCTTGACAAAGACCTCACCGTGAGGCCTGGGAAAGCGTTTGAGAGCCGCTACACATCTGGGTTCATCTCTGTCGACAAGGTAGATGAGACTACCTACAAGCTGGAGATATCAAAGCTACAGGTGACAGACCAGGGCAAGATCTCTTGCGAGGGGAGTGAATGGATTCAGGACCCAGACCGCTCCTGGTATAGACTGGGCCAGAAAAATGTCACGGTGTCATCTGTCCAAGTCCAGCCTCTCA TTGTAGACCCAAACATGGACTCCTTCAGTGTCCAGGTGGAGTCCCCAAATGGGGGTGTGCGGGAGGGAGAGGTCCTGCAGCTGAAGTGCACGGTGGAAGCACAGAAGATCCAGGAGCGCTACTTCTCTGTGGCCTGGCTTAAAGACGGCAGGGAGGTGGCTCACATGGACCCCAGGGGTGTGGTCTCCATCTCTCAGGAGTACGAGGCcagggacagagagggagaaatGAAGGTGTGGAAGAGCAGCAACAGGGACTACGTGCTTTTCATCAAACCCGTCCGAGTGATGGACACCGGCGAGTACCAGTGCAGAGTCTGGAAGGAGGAGAAGGGTGCCGGGGGTGTTTTCACACAGGGGCGGAGCCAGGACTCCAGTGTGGAGCGAGTGGCCGTCACTGTCCCAG AGAGCAACCTGGTTGTGACCGTGCCGAGCGCGGCTGTGAGTGTCACGCAAGGCAGCCTGTTGCAGCTCGCTTGCCAAGTGTCGGGGGCCAAGGGACAGGTGTCAGtggcctggcaacacaggagcgACAAGGGCACCACTGTTGATGTCATCAACTTGAGCCGGAGTGGGGTCATGGAGCCCGGTGCACAGTACCGCCAACGGGTTCAGGCCGGGAACGTGCGAGCGCTCCGCCCAACCGCAAGCAATTTCACGCTGGAGATCGCCAACGTTCTGCTCACCGACTCCGGGGTCTACAGGTGTACGGCGACCGACTGGGTGACCGAGAGGGACGACAAAGTCAAAAACATCGACAGCAAGTTGCAAGAGTCCACAGTGTCTGTCGTTTCCCTGG ATTCTATAATCAGCGCAAGTCTGAAGAGTCGCAACGTTCGGGTCACTGAGAACGACACTGTCGAGCTCATCTGTACGGTCAAGAGACCCGAAGCACCGCTGTCGGTCACGTGGAAGTTTCAGCCGACCGGCACGCCGAGCCAGGCGGATATAGTGCTGCTCACGCACAATGGCGACATCACATGGTTTAAGGAACTTCGCAACTATCAGCTAAGAGTGCAAGCGCAGGCGGAAGAAACAAGAGTGGTACTGCGAATAATGAGGGCCAGTGCCTCCGAGGCCGGCGCCTACCAGTGTGTCGTCGACGCATTCTTGCAACAAGTGCAGACGTCCCGGAAGCTCTCCAATAAACTGAGCGTGATTGTCAGTAGACCAG agAGCTCCTTGTCCATCGCAACTGGACCTCAACCACTTTTGGAGCACGATGCAAACTCAGATGTGCGCATGGAATGCCGCATCCTGAAAGCCACGTCCAACTCATCCCGCTTTGCGGTCACCTGGCAGCTCCAGCGGCCTGGAGAGAAGAACCAAACGGTTGTGAGCATGGACCATGACTCTGTCCTCTCTGACCCAGGAGAGGCAGAAAGATACAGTCTCAGGAGACATGACGCACAGCTctttgaactgcttgtcccgcgTGTGGAGACCAGAGACAGTGGTCAATACCATTGCCTTGTGGAAGAGTGGCTGCAGAACTCACACGGCGTCTGGTACTCATTGCCAGCAAAGTCTGATGCTTTGGAGCTCGTGGTTCGATCAAAAC GGAGTGGTCTGAGTCTGCTGAAGAGCAACCTCGAGGTCTCAACAGCCGAGAACGAGCAGGTGAACGTCAACTGCACCATGGAGGCCGGCAGCGCCTTGCCTTCTTCTCACTACTCTGTCACCTGGTTCTTCGCCAAAGTCAACGCTTCAGCTAAGGAAACGTTGGGGAAGGTGGGTCATGATGGTGTGCTGGACACCTCAGGCCTCGCACCAGAGCTTCTGGAGAGGATTCGCTTCTACAGACCAGCCATCGACACCTTCAGCTTGACAATCCAAAGGGTGTGTGTAGAAGATGGTGGCGAATACTCCTGCGAGGTGGCTGAGTACCAGACAGACCGCGATGGCAATGTGATGTACATCGGTTCCAGTAAATCCGGGATCACCAACGTCAGAGTCCTTCTCCCAG AGTGCAGCGTGACTTTACCCTGCAGAAGATGGACCACACCAGACACGGTCTATTCTTCAGCCGACCACGAGCAGATATGTACAGCCTGGCAGTGA